Proteins encoded together in one Vigna angularis cultivar LongXiaoDou No.4 chromosome 5, ASM1680809v1, whole genome shotgun sequence window:
- the LOC108340669 gene encoding transcription initiation factor TFIID subunit 14b yields the protein MTISSSSKKHGQDLPELSGPTPKSQRTKMGKSDDNDKKNLGKKLKDVEISVPIVYGNIAFWLGKKASEYQSHKWTVYVRGATNEDLGAIIKRVVFQLHSSFNNPTRVVESPPFELSEAGWGEFEVAITLYFHSDVCDKPLNLYHHLKLYPEDENSSMSAKKPVVVEFYDEIVFPDPSEAFLARLQSHPAVNLPRLPAGLTLPPPVPVEDASKRRKGDTKDHSLSQWFTNFSEADELLQLAAARQQVQAHIAKLRRQINLIDGQHQQFKSSSDQ from the exons ATGACCATCAGCTCATCTTCGAAAAAGCACGGTCAAGATCTGCCAGAATTAAGTGGTCCTACCCCCAAATCCCAGCGAACCAAAATGGGCAAATCTGATGACAACGATAAGAAG AACCTGGGTAAGAAACTCAAAGATGTGGAAATAAGCGTTCCAATAGTGTATGGAAACATAGCATTTTGGCTTGGGAAAAAGGCTAGCGA GTATCAGTCGCATAAATGGACAGTATATGTTCGTGGAGCAACCAATGAGGATCTTGGGGCGATAATAAAACGTGTTGTTTTTCAGTTGCACTCTAGTTTCAATAATCCCACCCGTGTTGTGGAGTCACCGCCTTTTGAACTCTCAGAGGCAGGATGGGGGGAATTTGAAGTTGCCATCACACTTTATTTTCACAGTGATGTTTGTGACAAGCCTTTGAACTT ATATCATCACTTGAAGTTGTATCCAGAGGATGAAAACAGTTCCATGTCTGCAAAAAAGCCTGTTGTTGTGGAGTTTTATGATGAGATAGTTTTCCCTGATCCTTCGGAGGCCTTTTTAGCTCGTTTGCAGAGTCATCCAGCTGTGAACTTACCAAGATTACCTGCTGGGCTTACATTGCCTCCTCCTG TACCTGTTGAGGATGCAAGTAAAAGGAGGAAAGGTGATACTAAAGATCATTCTTTAAGTCAATGGTTCACGAATTTCTCAGAAGCAGATGAGCTCTTACAGCTTGCGGCAGCTCGACAGCAG GTTCAAGCACATATTGCTAAACTCAGACGACAGATAAACTTGATAGATGGACAGCATCAGCAGTTTAAATCTTCTTCTGACCAGTAG